In Nicotiana tabacum cultivar K326 chromosome 2, ASM71507v2, whole genome shotgun sequence, the following proteins share a genomic window:
- the LOC107775959 gene encoding ATP-dependent helicase rhp16-like isoform X1: MSSDSKHNATSSNEAEDFNMVKEEQTNGVTDQDSEYLALMERIRERKFDRAKRLIRNQVVRPTLMWEKWEEENDKWLAEHYPNDFDLDNQNELLCETAEPPSSMIVPLFRYQKEWLFWSLKQEESSTKGGILADEMGMGKTIQAIALVLAKRELGKAISESGLLSSSLSTTQELPAVKGTLIICPVVAAIQWVNEINRCAAEGSNKILVYHGNKRKHIHNIEEYDFVITTYSTVEAEYRKNVMPPKQKCQWCGKSYFEEKFSIHQKKCGPDSVKNSNQSKKKRKKLNLGVELLKQETDSMESATNMQKTDSTELEANVQKADSIESETDMQKAGHRKSMKRSSMTEEGKNDGSINNSASVSQDLSRKKSILHTVKWDRIILDEAHYVKGRRCNTTKAILALESSYKWALSGTPIQNLVGELYSLVRFLQIVPYSFYFCKDCDCRTPDYSSTAECPQCPHKSVRHFCWWNRYIATPIKREGNSGSGRDAMVLLKHKILKSILLRRSKKGRAADLALPMKIVTLRKDSLDIKEEDYYMSLYNKSQAQFNIYVQAGTVMNNYAHIFELLIRLRQAVLHPYLVVYSSTALAKNGSMDSGNIEQPCGLCQDTVEDPVITSCNHAFCKTCLIDFAASVGQVSYPLCSELLTVDLRANNDKADQNSKPTLKRFRSSSILNRIQLDDFQSSTKIDALREEIRFMIERDGSAKGIVFSQFTTFLDLIHYSLQKSGINCVQLVGSMSIAARAAAVTRFTADPDCSIFLMSLKAGSVALNLTVASHVFIMDPWWNSAVERQAQDRIHRIGQYKPVRIMRFAIENTIEEKILKLQEKKELVFEGTIGGSSEAFGKLTEEDLKFLFVT, from the exons ATGTCTTCAGATTCGAAGCACAACGCAACCTCAAGTAATGAAG CAGAAGATTTCAACATGGTGAAAGAAGAACAAACGAATGGAGTTACTGATCAAGATAGCGAATATCTTGCATTGATGGAAAGAATAAGGGAAAGGAAATTCGACCGCGCTAAGAGGCTGATACGCAACCAAGTTGTTAGACCAACTTTAATGTGGGAGAAATGGGAAGAAGAGAATGACAAATGGCTTGCAGAACATTATCCCAATGATTTTGACTTAGATAATCAGAATGAGTTACTTTGTGAAACAGCGGAGCCACCATCAAGTATGATTGTGCCACTGTTTAGGTACCAGAAGGAGTGGTTGTTTTGGTCACTCAAGCAAGAAGAATCTTCGACCAAAGGGGGTATTCTTGCTGATGAGATGGGGATGGGGAAAACTATCCAAGCGATAGCACTTGTGCTTGCTAAACGGGAATTAGGGAAAGCAATTAGTGAATCCGGCTTATTGTCATCTTCACTCAGTACAACACAGGAACTCCCAGCAGTAAAAGGCACTCTTATCATATGTCCTGTGGTTGCTGCCATTCAGTGGGTTAATGAGATCAATCGATGCGCCGCTGAAGGAAGCAACAAGATTCTTGTTTATCATGGCAACAAAAGGAAGCATATCCACAATATCGAGGAATATGATTTTGTCATCACTACTTACTCCACTGTTGAGGCTGAATATAGGAAAAATGTGATGCCGCCAAAACAGAAGTGTCAGTGGTGTGGAAAATCTTATTTTGAAGAAAAGTTTTCCATTCACCAGAAGAAGTGTGGACCTGATTCTGTTAAAAATTCCAATCAgtcaaagaagaagaggaagaagttAAATCTTGGGGTAGAATTGTTGAAGCAGGAAACAGATTCTATGGAGTCAGCAACTAATATGCAGAAAACAGATTCTACGGAGTTAGAGGCTAATGTGCAGAAAGCCGATTCTATTGAGTCAGAGACTGATATGCAGAAAGCAGGTCATAGGAAGAGCATGAAGCGTAGTAGCATGACAGAAGAAGggaagaatgatggttctattAACAATTCAGCAAGTGTATCCCAAGATTTGTCACGGAAGAAGTCGATTTTGCATACAGTAAAGTGGGATCGCATCATCTTGGATGAG GCTCATTATGTAAAAGGTAGGCGCTGCAACACAACAAAAGCTATTCTTGCTTTGGAATCTTCTTATAAGTGGGCCTTAAGTGGTACTCCGATTCAGAATCTTGTTGGAGAATTGTATTCACTT GTCCGTTTCCTACAAATAGTACCCTACTCTTTTTACTTTTGCAAGGATTGTGATTGCAGAACACCTGACTATAG CTCTACAGCTGAGTGCCCACAATGCCCCCACAAATCTGTACGGCACTTTTGCTGGTGGAATAGA TACATTGCTACACCTATAAAACGTGAAGGAAATTCTGGGAGTGGTAGAGATGCAATGGTTCTTTTGAAACACAAAATTCTAAAAAGCATCCTACTAAGACGTAGCAAAAAAGGAAGAGCTGCTGATCTTGCACTTCCTAtgaaaatt GTTACTTTGAGAAAAGATTCTTTGGATATCAAAGAAGAAGACTACTACATGTCATTGTACAATAAAAGCCAGGCACAGTTTAATAT TTATGTTCAAGCTGGAACAGTGATGAATAACTATGCACACATTTTTGAGCTGCTCATACGCCTACGGCAG GCAGTTCTTCATCCTTACCTTGTGGTATACTCGAGTACTGCTTTGGCAAAAAATGGGAGCATGGACTCTGGAAATATTGAGCAACCTTGTGGATTATGTCAAGATACAGTGGAAGATCCAGTA ATTACTTCTTGCAACCATGCCTTTTGCAAGACGTGTTTGATAGACTTCGCTGCAAGTGTGGGACAAGTGTCATACCCTCTGTGTTCTGAACTACTTACAGTTGACTTGCGTGCAAATAATGATAAGGCGGATCAGAATTCTAAACCGACTCTCAAAAGGTTTAGGTCCTCAAGCATACTGAACAGAATTCAGCTCGATGATTTCCAGTCCAGCACTAAAATAGATGCATTG AGGGAAGAAATCAGGTTCATGATTGAAAGAGATGGTTCTGCAAAAGGAATAGTTTTCAGCCAGTTCACTACATTTTTGGATCTGATACACTATTCTCTTCAGAAG TCGGGCATCAATTGTGTTCAATTAGTTGGATCCATGTCTATTGCTGCAAGAGCTGCAGCAGTTACCAGATTTACTGCAGATCCAGATTGCAGCATTTTTCTTATGAGCTTGAAAGCTGGAAGTGTTGCACTCAATCTTACAGTTGCATCACAT GTTTTCATAATGGATCCTTGGTGGAATTCTGCTGTGGAGCGCCAAGCCCAAGATAGAATCCATCGAATAGGGCAATATAAACCTGTTAG GATTATGAGATTTGCGATTGAGAATACAATTGAGGAGAAGATCTTAAAGTTGCAGGAGAAGAAGGAACTTGTTTTTGAAGG GACGATTGGTGGCTCTTCAGAGGCCTTTGGGAAACTAACGGAAGAAGACTTGAAATTCTTGTTTGTGACTTAA
- the LOC107775959 gene encoding ATP-dependent helicase rhp16-like isoform X2, with product MSSDSKHNATSSNEEDFNMVKEEQTNGVTDQDSEYLALMERIRERKFDRAKRLIRNQVVRPTLMWEKWEEENDKWLAEHYPNDFDLDNQNELLCETAEPPSSMIVPLFRYQKEWLFWSLKQEESSTKGGILADEMGMGKTIQAIALVLAKRELGKAISESGLLSSSLSTTQELPAVKGTLIICPVVAAIQWVNEINRCAAEGSNKILVYHGNKRKHIHNIEEYDFVITTYSTVEAEYRKNVMPPKQKCQWCGKSYFEEKFSIHQKKCGPDSVKNSNQSKKKRKKLNLGVELLKQETDSMESATNMQKTDSTELEANVQKADSIESETDMQKAGHRKSMKRSSMTEEGKNDGSINNSASVSQDLSRKKSILHTVKWDRIILDEAHYVKGRRCNTTKAILALESSYKWALSGTPIQNLVGELYSLVRFLQIVPYSFYFCKDCDCRTPDYSSTAECPQCPHKSVRHFCWWNRYIATPIKREGNSGSGRDAMVLLKHKILKSILLRRSKKGRAADLALPMKIVTLRKDSLDIKEEDYYMSLYNKSQAQFNIYVQAGTVMNNYAHIFELLIRLRQAVLHPYLVVYSSTALAKNGSMDSGNIEQPCGLCQDTVEDPVITSCNHAFCKTCLIDFAASVGQVSYPLCSELLTVDLRANNDKADQNSKPTLKRFRSSSILNRIQLDDFQSSTKIDALREEIRFMIERDGSAKGIVFSQFTTFLDLIHYSLQKSGINCVQLVGSMSIAARAAAVTRFTADPDCSIFLMSLKAGSVALNLTVASHVFIMDPWWNSAVERQAQDRIHRIGQYKPVRIMRFAIENTIEEKILKLQEKKELVFEGTIGGSSEAFGKLTEEDLKFLFVT from the exons ATGTCTTCAGATTCGAAGCACAACGCAACCTCAAGTAATGAAG AAGATTTCAACATGGTGAAAGAAGAACAAACGAATGGAGTTACTGATCAAGATAGCGAATATCTTGCATTGATGGAAAGAATAAGGGAAAGGAAATTCGACCGCGCTAAGAGGCTGATACGCAACCAAGTTGTTAGACCAACTTTAATGTGGGAGAAATGGGAAGAAGAGAATGACAAATGGCTTGCAGAACATTATCCCAATGATTTTGACTTAGATAATCAGAATGAGTTACTTTGTGAAACAGCGGAGCCACCATCAAGTATGATTGTGCCACTGTTTAGGTACCAGAAGGAGTGGTTGTTTTGGTCACTCAAGCAAGAAGAATCTTCGACCAAAGGGGGTATTCTTGCTGATGAGATGGGGATGGGGAAAACTATCCAAGCGATAGCACTTGTGCTTGCTAAACGGGAATTAGGGAAAGCAATTAGTGAATCCGGCTTATTGTCATCTTCACTCAGTACAACACAGGAACTCCCAGCAGTAAAAGGCACTCTTATCATATGTCCTGTGGTTGCTGCCATTCAGTGGGTTAATGAGATCAATCGATGCGCCGCTGAAGGAAGCAACAAGATTCTTGTTTATCATGGCAACAAAAGGAAGCATATCCACAATATCGAGGAATATGATTTTGTCATCACTACTTACTCCACTGTTGAGGCTGAATATAGGAAAAATGTGATGCCGCCAAAACAGAAGTGTCAGTGGTGTGGAAAATCTTATTTTGAAGAAAAGTTTTCCATTCACCAGAAGAAGTGTGGACCTGATTCTGTTAAAAATTCCAATCAgtcaaagaagaagaggaagaagttAAATCTTGGGGTAGAATTGTTGAAGCAGGAAACAGATTCTATGGAGTCAGCAACTAATATGCAGAAAACAGATTCTACGGAGTTAGAGGCTAATGTGCAGAAAGCCGATTCTATTGAGTCAGAGACTGATATGCAGAAAGCAGGTCATAGGAAGAGCATGAAGCGTAGTAGCATGACAGAAGAAGggaagaatgatggttctattAACAATTCAGCAAGTGTATCCCAAGATTTGTCACGGAAGAAGTCGATTTTGCATACAGTAAAGTGGGATCGCATCATCTTGGATGAG GCTCATTATGTAAAAGGTAGGCGCTGCAACACAACAAAAGCTATTCTTGCTTTGGAATCTTCTTATAAGTGGGCCTTAAGTGGTACTCCGATTCAGAATCTTGTTGGAGAATTGTATTCACTT GTCCGTTTCCTACAAATAGTACCCTACTCTTTTTACTTTTGCAAGGATTGTGATTGCAGAACACCTGACTATAG CTCTACAGCTGAGTGCCCACAATGCCCCCACAAATCTGTACGGCACTTTTGCTGGTGGAATAGA TACATTGCTACACCTATAAAACGTGAAGGAAATTCTGGGAGTGGTAGAGATGCAATGGTTCTTTTGAAACACAAAATTCTAAAAAGCATCCTACTAAGACGTAGCAAAAAAGGAAGAGCTGCTGATCTTGCACTTCCTAtgaaaatt GTTACTTTGAGAAAAGATTCTTTGGATATCAAAGAAGAAGACTACTACATGTCATTGTACAATAAAAGCCAGGCACAGTTTAATAT TTATGTTCAAGCTGGAACAGTGATGAATAACTATGCACACATTTTTGAGCTGCTCATACGCCTACGGCAG GCAGTTCTTCATCCTTACCTTGTGGTATACTCGAGTACTGCTTTGGCAAAAAATGGGAGCATGGACTCTGGAAATATTGAGCAACCTTGTGGATTATGTCAAGATACAGTGGAAGATCCAGTA ATTACTTCTTGCAACCATGCCTTTTGCAAGACGTGTTTGATAGACTTCGCTGCAAGTGTGGGACAAGTGTCATACCCTCTGTGTTCTGAACTACTTACAGTTGACTTGCGTGCAAATAATGATAAGGCGGATCAGAATTCTAAACCGACTCTCAAAAGGTTTAGGTCCTCAAGCATACTGAACAGAATTCAGCTCGATGATTTCCAGTCCAGCACTAAAATAGATGCATTG AGGGAAGAAATCAGGTTCATGATTGAAAGAGATGGTTCTGCAAAAGGAATAGTTTTCAGCCAGTTCACTACATTTTTGGATCTGATACACTATTCTCTTCAGAAG TCGGGCATCAATTGTGTTCAATTAGTTGGATCCATGTCTATTGCTGCAAGAGCTGCAGCAGTTACCAGATTTACTGCAGATCCAGATTGCAGCATTTTTCTTATGAGCTTGAAAGCTGGAAGTGTTGCACTCAATCTTACAGTTGCATCACAT GTTTTCATAATGGATCCTTGGTGGAATTCTGCTGTGGAGCGCCAAGCCCAAGATAGAATCCATCGAATAGGGCAATATAAACCTGTTAG GATTATGAGATTTGCGATTGAGAATACAATTGAGGAGAAGATCTTAAAGTTGCAGGAGAAGAAGGAACTTGTTTTTGAAGG GACGATTGGTGGCTCTTCAGAGGCCTTTGGGAAACTAACGGAAGAAGACTTGAAATTCTTGTTTGTGACTTAA